A portion of the Natronococcus sp. AD-5 genome contains these proteins:
- a CDS encoding tryptophan--tRNA ligase, protein MPNTTDSTDRTDRTTTDADEFTVTPYAVEGEIDYEKLLERFGADPLTDEQIDRLPDHPAIRRRTFYAGRDVDRSLEAAESGDPHAVVTGRGPSGPMHLGHVLPLYLAKRFQRETGATVYVPLSDDEKFLAKELSFAEIGEHTRENLRDVLAVGLDPDRTRIVVDTADADVVYPIAVRLAKHLTPATVEAVYGEQDTVGLQFYPAVQATHLLLPQLVAGRQPTLVPIAVDQDPHVRVCRDVAAKEALPVEKPGALLGRFLPSLEGPGKMSSSGEAASIELTDDPETVAETIRTHAYTGGRATLEEHRERGGDPSVDVPFQYLRFFFEEDDGELERIAREYRSGDLLSGELKDLAIERITDFLADHQRRRAALGSLADALEPYRLTREERTAALESAAVPTSFRG, encoded by the coding sequence ATGCCGAACACGACCGATTCGACCGACCGAACCGACCGGACGACCACCGACGCCGACGAGTTCACCGTCACCCCCTACGCCGTCGAGGGGGAGATCGACTACGAGAAACTGCTCGAGCGCTTCGGCGCCGATCCCCTCACCGACGAGCAGATCGACCGCCTGCCCGATCACCCGGCGATCCGCAGACGGACGTTCTACGCCGGCCGGGACGTCGACCGCTCCCTCGAGGCCGCCGAATCCGGCGACCCGCACGCCGTCGTCACGGGCAGGGGACCGTCGGGACCGATGCACCTCGGCCACGTCCTGCCGCTCTACCTCGCGAAGCGGTTCCAGCGGGAGACGGGCGCGACCGTCTACGTCCCGCTCTCGGACGACGAGAAATTCCTCGCGAAAGAGCTATCGTTCGCGGAGATCGGCGAGCACACCCGCGAGAACCTGCGCGACGTCCTCGCCGTCGGCCTCGATCCCGATCGAACGCGGATCGTCGTCGACACCGCCGACGCGGACGTCGTCTATCCGATCGCCGTCCGCCTCGCGAAGCACCTCACGCCCGCGACCGTCGAGGCCGTCTACGGCGAGCAGGACACCGTCGGGCTACAGTTCTATCCGGCCGTCCAGGCGACGCACCTCCTCTTACCCCAGCTAGTCGCCGGCCGCCAGCCGACGCTGGTTCCCATCGCCGTCGATCAGGACCCCCACGTCCGCGTCTGTCGCGACGTCGCGGCGAAGGAGGCACTGCCCGTCGAGAAGCCGGGCGCCCTGCTCGGCCGGTTCCTGCCGAGCCTCGAGGGGCCCGGCAAGATGAGTTCCTCGGGCGAGGCGGCGTCGATCGAACTCACCGACGACCCCGAGACCGTCGCCGAAACGATCCGGACGCACGCCTACACTGGCGGCCGGGCGACGCTCGAGGAACACCGCGAGAGGGGCGGCGATCCGTCCGTCGACGTCCCGTTCCAGTACCTCCGGTTCTTCTTCGAGGAAGACGACGGCGAACTCGAGCGCATCGCCCGCGAGTACCGTTCCGGCGACCTGCTCAGCGGCGAGTTGAAGGACCTAGCGATCGAGCGGATCACCGACTTCCTCGCCGACCACCAGCGTCGGCGGGCCGCCCTCGGATCGCTCGCGGACGCACTCGAGCCCTACCGGCTGACCCGCGAGGAGCGGACCGCCGCGCTCGAGTCCGCCGCCGTCCCGACGTCGTTCCGGGGGTGA
- the rio1 gene encoding serine/threonine-protein kinase Rio1 encodes MGTGNEYGLVDLEEAETPGDEWEEIDVSDTEADRIARKRDRKFNQFQERITDADQFKVEQSVFDDATFAALYKLVQDGYVEAFGGPLSTGKEANVYHALGDDREVAVKVYRINASNFRHMRDYLEGDPRFEGLGGKKKDVVLAWTKKEFANLARAGRAGVRVPEPIATERNVLVMEYIGNEDGRAKRLGEVHIENPQTAYEVMREYMRRLYSAGLIHGDLSEYNVVFDEGQLVVIDLGQAVTVHHPNSRDFLERDCENVASFFSRQGLETDPDELLEFVTDPEPDPSRD; translated from the coding sequence ATGGGTACGGGCAACGAGTACGGACTCGTCGACCTCGAGGAGGCGGAGACGCCGGGGGACGAATGGGAGGAGATCGACGTCTCGGACACCGAGGCCGACCGGATCGCCCGCAAGCGCGACCGCAAGTTCAACCAGTTCCAGGAGCGGATCACGGACGCCGACCAGTTCAAGGTCGAGCAGTCGGTGTTCGACGACGCGACGTTCGCGGCGCTCTACAAGCTCGTCCAAGACGGCTACGTCGAGGCCTTCGGCGGCCCCCTCTCGACCGGCAAGGAGGCGAACGTCTACCACGCGCTGGGCGACGACCGCGAGGTCGCCGTCAAAGTGTACCGAATCAACGCCTCGAACTTCCGGCACATGCGCGACTACCTCGAGGGCGACCCGCGCTTCGAGGGGCTGGGCGGGAAGAAGAAGGACGTCGTCCTCGCCTGGACCAAAAAGGAGTTCGCCAACCTCGCCCGCGCGGGCCGCGCGGGCGTTCGGGTGCCGGAGCCGATCGCGACCGAGCGCAACGTCCTCGTGATGGAGTACATCGGCAACGAGGACGGCCGCGCGAAGCGCCTCGGCGAGGTTCACATCGAGAACCCCCAGACCGCCTACGAGGTCATGCGTGAGTACATGCGCCGGCTCTACTCGGCAGGGCTGATTCACGGCGACCTGAGCGAGTACAACGTCGTCTTCGACGAGGGCCAGCTCGTGGTCATCGACCTCGGCCAGGCCGTCACCGTCCACCACCCCAACAGCCGCGACTTCCTCGAGCGCGACTGCGAGAACGTGGCGAGCTTCTTCTCCCGGCAGGGACTGGAGACCGATCCCGACGAACTGCTCGAGTTCGTGACGGATCCGGAGCCGGACCCTTCTCGAGACTGA
- a CDS encoding selenium-binding protein SBP56-related protein has product MSDANTNRSESESGHDHADHHHAGPGYATPQAAIEESERETLAYVMGLYVGTDIDEPDFVAVVDLDPDSETYCEIVDRVEMPARGDELHHFGWNACSSSCHVEGLERRHLIVPGQRSSRIHVIDTKDRRDPELVEVIEPEEVFEYDLSAPHTVHCVPDGKILLSMLGDADGELPGGFLELNDDFEIEGRWEPPGEIEMNYDYWYQPRQNVMVSSEWAAPATYQPGFDLEDVEDGKYGQQLHVWDWEEGTVEQTIDLGEEGLIPLEVRFLHTPESTHGFVGAALSSNVFHFWEEDGEYRAEKVIDFEAREHPDWDMPVPALPTDILISMDDRYLFGSNWLHGEVWMYDVSDPANPQRADSLSVGGHFGEVQEVQGRELAAGPQMVQLSLDGERLYWTTSLFSTWDDQFYPEEAERGSVMLKADVDPRKGTLELDEDFLVDFGECPAGPARAHEIRWPDGDCTSDVWQ; this is encoded by the coding sequence ATGAGCGACGCTAACACGAACCGCTCAGAATCGGAGAGCGGCCACGACCACGCCGACCATCACCACGCGGGACCGGGGTACGCGACGCCGCAGGCGGCCATCGAGGAGAGCGAGCGCGAGACGCTCGCCTACGTGATGGGGCTGTACGTCGGCACGGATATCGACGAACCGGACTTCGTCGCCGTCGTCGATCTCGATCCCGACTCCGAGACGTACTGCGAAATCGTCGATCGGGTCGAGATGCCCGCTCGCGGCGACGAACTCCACCACTTCGGGTGGAACGCCTGCTCGTCGTCGTGTCACGTCGAGGGCCTCGAGCGCCGCCACCTGATCGTCCCGGGCCAGCGCTCCTCGCGGATTCACGTGATCGATACGAAGGATCGCCGCGATCCCGAACTGGTCGAGGTGATCGAACCCGAGGAGGTCTTCGAGTACGACCTCTCGGCGCCGCACACGGTTCACTGCGTTCCGGACGGCAAGATCCTGCTCAGCATGCTCGGGGACGCCGACGGCGAACTGCCGGGCGGCTTCCTCGAGCTGAACGACGACTTCGAGATCGAGGGCCGGTGGGAGCCGCCGGGCGAGATCGAGATGAACTACGACTACTGGTACCAGCCCCGCCAGAACGTGATGGTCTCGAGCGAGTGGGCCGCCCCCGCGACCTACCAACCGGGGTTCGACCTCGAGGACGTCGAGGACGGAAAGTACGGCCAGCAACTCCACGTCTGGGACTGGGAGGAGGGGACCGTCGAACAGACGATCGATCTCGGCGAGGAGGGGCTGATCCCGCTCGAAGTTCGGTTCCTCCACACGCCGGAGTCGACCCACGGCTTCGTCGGCGCGGCGCTCTCGTCGAACGTCTTCCACTTCTGGGAGGAAGACGGCGAGTACCGCGCCGAGAAGGTGATCGACTTCGAGGCCCGCGAGCACCCCGACTGGGACATGCCGGTTCCGGCCCTGCCGACCGACATCTTGATCTCGATGGACGACCGCTACCTGTTCGGCTCGAACTGGCTCCACGGCGAGGTCTGGATGTACGACGTCTCGGATCCAGCGAACCCGCAGCGGGCAGATTCGCTCTCCGTGGGCGGTCACTTCGGCGAGGTCCAGGAGGTCCAGGGCCGCGAACTGGCCGCCGGGCCCCAGATGGTGCAGCTCAGCCTCGACGGCGAACGGCTCTACTGGACCACCTCGCTGTTCTCCACGTGGGACGACCAGTTCTACCCCGAGGAGGCCGAGCGCGGCTCGGTGATGCTGAAAGCCGACGTCGATCCGCGCAAGGGGACCCTCGAACTCGACGAGGACTTTCTCGTGGACTTCGGCGAGTGTCCGGCCGGACCCGCCCGCGCTCACGAGATCCGGTGGCCCGACGGCGACTGTACGAGCGACGTCTGGCAGTGA
- a CDS encoding 2Fe-2S iron-sulfur cluster-binding protein: MPSHDVTLEWINGPTRTVAVDADETVLQATERAGGTLPYGCRTGACGTCVGRLLEVDGVTKADDRTGDGRAVDVDDAFTYRRAPRALKPRHQDDGYVLLCIASPRADCRVAVGSQVQSELVDNPWK, translated from the coding sequence ATGCCGTCCCACGACGTCACCCTCGAGTGGATAAACGGCCCCACCCGAACGGTGGCGGTCGACGCGGACGAGACGGTCCTCCAGGCGACGGAGCGCGCCGGCGGGACGTTGCCGTACGGCTGTCGGACCGGCGCGTGCGGGACCTGCGTGGGGCGATTGCTCGAGGTCGACGGGGTGACGAAGGCTGACGACCGCACCGGCGACGGGCGGGCGGTCGACGTCGACGACGCCTTTACGTACCGCCGAGCCCCGCGAGCACTGAAACCGCGACATCAGGACGACGGCTACGTACTACTTTGCATCGCGTCTCCGCGGGCGGACTGTCGCGTCGCCGTCGGCTCGCAGGTGCAGTCCGAACTCGTCGACAACCCGTGGAAGTAG
- a CDS encoding alkaline phosphatase family protein, with the protein MNLPENAVRKGLKNPRKALRCLYGELVEEKRIYLTCRAINQKYYRYFRGPGDLDIMREDWDTLLLIDACRYDYFAEESDLPGTLDDRSAPGSMSLEFIDRTFADRQFHDTVYVTANPFAARIEPDTFHDIISLLDEYFDQDIRTVPPEELTAAVRKAHEEYPHKRIIAHYMQPHAPFLSDFGQTVSAELTWKGNQYHLSEDVELSDVRGAYRENVEVVLDELEGVIPDIPGKIVVTSDHGELLGERLFPIPIRGFEHPKSIYEEESLRVPWLEINTDMRRRIKTEPPKEREQIASRTAEKRLEQLGYL; encoded by the coding sequence ATGAATCTTCCAGAGAACGCGGTCCGAAAAGGGCTGAAAAACCCACGAAAGGCGTTGCGGTGCCTGTACGGAGAACTAGTCGAAGAGAAGCGAATATACCTCACGTGCCGAGCGATCAACCAGAAGTATTATCGATACTTCCGCGGGCCGGGCGATCTCGATATCATGCGGGAGGATTGGGACACGTTACTTTTGATCGATGCTTGTCGTTACGATTACTTCGCCGAGGAATCGGATCTGCCGGGAACGCTCGACGATCGATCAGCCCCGGGGTCGATGAGCCTGGAATTTATCGATCGAACGTTCGCTGACCGACAGTTCCACGATACCGTGTACGTGACCGCGAACCCCTTCGCTGCAAGAATAGAACCGGACACGTTTCACGATATTATTAGTCTACTGGACGAGTATTTCGATCAAGACATCCGGACGGTTCCCCCGGAAGAGTTGACCGCTGCCGTTCGCAAGGCTCACGAGGAATATCCTCACAAGCGTATCATCGCGCACTATATGCAACCGCACGCGCCCTTTCTATCGGACTTCGGGCAAACCGTCTCCGCGGAACTCACGTGGAAAGGAAACCAATATCATCTTTCGGAAGACGTCGAATTATCCGATGTTAGAGGAGCGTACCGCGAAAACGTCGAAGTCGTCCTCGACGAACTCGAGGGAGTGATTCCCGACATCCCTGGTAAAATCGTCGTTACGTCAGATCACGGTGAATTACTCGGCGAGCGTCTATTTCCGATACCGATCCGCGGATTCGAACACCCGAAGTCGATCTACGAGGAAGAATCACTGCGAGTACCGTGGTTGGAGATCAATACCGACATGCGACGTCGCATCAAGACTGAACCGCCCAAAGAGCGGGAGCAAATCGCTTCGAGAACCGCCGAAAAACGGCTGGAACAATTAGGATACCTGTGA
- the ligA gene encoding NAD-dependent DNA ligase LigA, whose protein sequence is MSVADEDATDGNPYLRDPPTDFEPVEDLSEEAAREQVEQLREAIREHDRRYYVENDPIIADRTYDALFVRLRELEDAFGLSHPDSPTRSVGGEPIEAFETVEHVAPMLSIDQSGEVEDVRDFGDRVRREVGDVDYVCEPKFDGVSMEFVYEDGSLERAVTRGDGREGDDVTRNARTIGSVPQRLHGDHPDFLAVRGEVYMPKNAFQEHNRERIERGEEPFANPRNATAGTIRQLDPSVVAERPLDVFYFDVLEASELEDSHREELERFPEYGLRTNDRVEVADDIEGAIGYRDRMLEERDDLPYEIDGTVIKVDDREAREELGRTARHDRYAFAYKFPARAEVTPIVDVAVQIGRTGRVTPVALLEPVDVGGVTVSRASLHNPEEIAEKNVNVGDTVRVQRAGDVIPYVEEVVEKGSEGHYELPDHCPVCGSAIERDGPIAYCTGGLACDAQLRRSIEYYASENGLDLEGLGEKSVRQLVRTGLLESVADLYELEREELTALEGWGETSAENLLAEIEAGREPPLSDFLSALGIPHVGPSTARELAGEFGTFAAFREAAETEPESLEGVDDVGETVAGQIHEFFASEANAAAVDDVLEHVSPQESDLETGGSELEGLTFVFTGSLEDVTRDEAQETVEVHGANATGGVSGNTDYLVVGESPGAAKLEDAEENDVSVLDEDEFRELLAEYGIDLE, encoded by the coding sequence ATGTCTGTCGCCGACGAGGACGCCACCGACGGCAACCCCTACCTTCGCGATCCGCCGACCGACTTCGAACCGGTCGAAGACCTCTCCGAGGAAGCGGCCCGCGAGCAGGTCGAACAGCTCCGCGAAGCCATCCGCGAGCACGACCGCCGGTACTACGTCGAGAACGATCCGATCATCGCCGACCGGACCTACGACGCGCTGTTCGTCCGACTGCGGGAACTCGAGGACGCCTTCGGCCTCTCGCACCCCGACAGCCCCACTCGGAGCGTCGGCGGCGAGCCGATCGAGGCGTTCGAGACGGTCGAACACGTCGCGCCGATGCTCTCGATCGACCAGAGCGGCGAGGTCGAAGACGTCCGGGACTTCGGCGACCGCGTCCGGCGAGAGGTCGGGGACGTCGACTACGTCTGCGAACCCAAGTTCGACGGCGTCTCGATGGAGTTCGTCTACGAGGACGGGAGCTTAGAGCGCGCGGTCACCCGCGGCGACGGCCGCGAGGGCGACGACGTGACGCGAAACGCCCGCACCATCGGCTCCGTCCCGCAGCGGCTCCACGGCGACCACCCCGACTTCCTCGCCGTGCGGGGCGAGGTCTACATGCCGAAAAATGCTTTCCAGGAGCACAACCGCGAGCGGATCGAGCGCGGCGAGGAACCGTTCGCCAACCCCCGCAACGCGACCGCCGGGACGATCCGCCAGCTCGATCCCTCGGTCGTCGCCGAACGGCCCCTCGACGTGTTCTACTTCGACGTGCTCGAGGCCAGCGAGCTCGAGGACAGCCACCGCGAGGAACTCGAGCGCTTCCCCGAGTACGGCCTCCGGACCAACGACCGCGTCGAGGTGGCGGACGACATCGAGGGCGCGATCGGCTACCGCGACCGGATGCTCGAGGAACGGGACGACCTCCCCTACGAGATCGACGGCACCGTGATCAAGGTCGACGACCGCGAGGCTCGCGAGGAACTGGGGCGGACCGCCCGTCACGACCGCTACGCGTTTGCCTACAAGTTCCCCGCCCGCGCGGAGGTGACGCCGATCGTCGACGTGGCGGTCCAGATCGGCCGCACGGGCCGGGTGACGCCCGTCGCGCTGCTCGAGCCGGTCGACGTCGGCGGCGTGACGGTCTCGCGGGCGAGCCTCCACAACCCCGAGGAAATCGCGGAGAAGAACGTCAACGTGGGCGACACCGTCCGCGTTCAGCGCGCGGGCGACGTCATCCCGTACGTCGAGGAGGTCGTCGAGAAGGGGAGCGAGGGACACTACGAACTCCCCGATCACTGCCCCGTCTGCGGGAGCGCGATCGAGCGCGACGGGCCGATCGCCTACTGTACCGGCGGGCTGGCCTGCGACGCCCAGCTCCGGCGGTCGATCGAGTACTACGCCAGCGAGAACGGCCTCGACCTCGAGGGCCTGGGCGAGAAGAGCGTCCGCCAGCTCGTGCGGACGGGCCTGCTCGAGTCGGTCGCCGACCTCTACGAACTCGAGCGCGAGGAGTTGACCGCCCTCGAGGGCTGGGGCGAGACGAGCGCCGAGAATCTGCTCGCGGAGATCGAAGCGGGCAGGGAACCGCCGCTGTCGGACTTCCTCTCCGCGCTCGGCATCCCCCACGTCGGGCCGTCGACGGCCCGCGAACTCGCGGGCGAGTTCGGCACGTTCGCGGCGTTTCGCGAGGCCGCCGAGACGGAACCCGAATCGCTCGAGGGCGTCGACGACGTCGGCGAAACCGTCGCCGGGCAGATCCACGAGTTCTTCGCGAGCGAGGCCAACGCCGCGGCCGTCGACGACGTCCTCGAGCATGTCTCGCCGCAGGAAAGCGACCTCGAGACCGGCGGCAGCGAACTCGAGGGCCTGACGTTCGTCTTCACGGGGTCGCTCGAGGACGTCACCCGCGACGAGGCCCAGGAGACCGTCGAGGTCCACGGCGCGAACGCCACGGGCGGCGTCTCGGGGAACACGGACTACCTCGTCGTCGGGGAGAGTCCGGGCGCCGCGAAGCTCGAGGACGCCGAGGAGAACGACGTTTCGGTCCTCGACGAGGACGAGTTCCGCGAGCTACTCGCGGAGTACGGGATCGACCTCGAGTAA
- a CDS encoding alkaline phosphatase D family protein, with product MSERTSELADATRTTRRTVLEAAGATSAAALTTLFSRGAAARAIDPERATNPTAFEIDREAAETVYPQSIASGDPTPSGVVAWTRLSPAAYEGDEPMGIEVALDEEFETVVYRGIVPGDRIDPDHDYAVTVDLDGNLESDQRYFYRFVYDGDASRIGRCRTLPEPDASPDSVRFAVLSCNNYLQGYYGGLAHVADEDVDFIVHTGDFLYEYAGDGQQPGRDITLPSGKELAHTLDDFRHLHRTYRSDEFMRAALEQHTLIHTWDDHEIVNNRWWNHEADAPETASHPYGDDPERMRRLYAEGIKAMTEYVPLRIRYEAGDDGTLDEDAIHERFRLYRSFRFGDLVELFMTDERLYRTHPPDDEAGQRDTATPPSDDQDDADRTMLGSEQRRWFVDGVTESDATWKVWGNEVLNAALKAVNADTGSAYLNYDAWDGYEFERRNLMGTFVRNDVENFVTLTGDMHASIAAYLKEDYKDATESEYAPDGDDHRVGVEFMTPAVSSNNLSSTTPTPEGVDEKTVEAAVKSQNPHIEWFNWSRYGYSVVEFADDHCTYVVYDVDRTVDAADAPKRLLKAYRVPEGTTELQEYDGDLLGELL from the coding sequence ATGAGCGAACGCACATCGGAATTGGCGGACGCGACGCGGACGACCAGGCGCACAGTTCTCGAAGCGGCGGGCGCGACGTCGGCGGCGGCGCTGACGACCCTGTTCTCGCGGGGAGCGGCGGCGCGAGCGATCGACCCGGAGCGCGCGACGAACCCGACCGCTTTCGAGATCGATCGAGAAGCGGCGGAAACCGTCTACCCGCAGTCGATCGCGAGCGGAGACCCGACGCCGAGCGGCGTCGTCGCGTGGACGCGTCTCTCCCCGGCGGCCTACGAGGGCGACGAACCGATGGGAATCGAAGTCGCGCTCGACGAGGAGTTCGAAACGGTCGTCTATCGAGGGATCGTCCCCGGAGACCGGATCGATCCGGACCACGATTACGCGGTAACCGTCGATCTCGACGGCAACCTCGAGAGCGACCAACGGTACTTCTACCGGTTCGTTTACGACGGCGACGCGAGCCGGATCGGACGGTGTCGAACCCTACCCGAACCGGACGCGAGTCCAGACTCGGTTCGTTTCGCAGTGTTGAGTTGCAACAACTACCTCCAGGGCTACTACGGCGGCCTCGCCCACGTCGCCGACGAGGACGTCGACTTCATCGTTCACACCGGCGATTTCCTCTACGAGTACGCCGGCGACGGCCAGCAGCCGGGTCGCGATATCACGCTGCCAAGCGGGAAGGAGCTCGCTCACACGCTCGATGACTTCCGACACCTCCACCGGACGTATCGGTCCGACGAATTCATGCGGGCGGCCCTGGAGCAGCACACGCTTATTCACACGTGGGACGACCACGAGATCGTCAATAATCGGTGGTGGAATCACGAGGCCGACGCGCCCGAAACGGCGAGTCACCCCTACGGCGACGACCCGGAGAGGATGCGTCGCCTCTACGCCGAGGGCATCAAGGCCATGACCGAGTACGTCCCGCTGCGGATCCGGTACGAAGCCGGCGACGACGGGACTCTCGACGAAGACGCCATTCACGAGCGGTTCCGGCTCTACCGGTCGTTCCGGTTCGGAGACCTCGTCGAACTCTTCATGACCGACGAGCGACTCTACCGGACGCATCCCCCCGATGACGAGGCCGGCCAGCGCGATACCGCGACGCCGCCGTCCGACGACCAGGACGACGCCGACCGGACGATGCTCGGCAGCGAGCAGCGCCGGTGGTTCGTCGACGGCGTGACCGAATCGGACGCGACTTGGAAGGTGTGGGGGAACGAGGTGCTCAACGCCGCTCTGAAAGCGGTGAACGCGGATACGGGAAGCGCCTACCTCAACTACGACGCGTGGGACGGATACGAGTTCGAGCGACGGAACCTGATGGGAACGTTCGTCCGGAACGACGTCGAGAATTTCGTCACTCTCACCGGCGACATGCACGCTTCCATCGCGGCGTATCTCAAGGAGGACTACAAAGACGCCACCGAGAGCGAGTACGCTCCCGACGGCGACGACCACCGCGTCGGCGTCGAGTTCATGACGCCCGCGGTCTCGAGTAACAACCTGTCGTCGACGACGCCGACGCCCGAGGGGGTCGACGAAAAAACCGTCGAGGCCGCCGTCAAGAGCCAAAATCCGCACATCGAGTGGTTCAACTGGAGTCGGTACGGGTACAGCGTCGTTGAGTTCGCCGACGATCACTGCACGTACGTCGTTTACGACGTCGACCGGACGGTCGACGCGGCGGATGCTCCGAAACGACTGTTAAAGGCCTACCGCGTCCCCGAGGGGACGACCGAGCTCCAGGAGTACGACGGCGACCTGCTGGGTGAGTTGCTATGA
- a CDS encoding purple acid phosphatase family protein: protein MTDRGREPSIHRRRLVKGSAMTVLGTTPALVSSTRTARGASLSGPTGIHIAYGPSPTSSMTVGWTGPVATDAYVRYGRSGGLDTTVRATTDVVPGADRAAYRAALFGLAPGTEYAYEVVVDGETSSRYSFTTAPEAGESFRITAVGDHGIDDPRNEFQRAETDDPIAVADSADEMDPAFHLGVGDISYANGYPGTWDHYFETFEEFYATTPFMTVPGNHEKEPGTGFKSYDGHLNALMPIPDASSPELESKRRWYDFEYGNALFVGLNTSADACGDYLRGEELVPLQDTRCRTEESRTYDEYQGSYVEETLRAAENDPEIDWKIVYLHSSLWTDGEHDAREDLRERWGAHFDEYDVDLVLSGHNHVYERSKPLRLDGVGETGTTYLVNGTGGTSRYEFQHREAPDWTAFRDGDHFGVTRLDIDGRRLAVRYVAADGTVVDEFEIVKRDGEPTQREW from the coding sequence ATGACGGACCGAGGCCGCGAACCGTCGATACACAGGCGTCGGCTCGTGAAAGGATCCGCGATGACCGTCCTCGGAACGACCCCGGCACTCGTCTCGTCGACCAGGACGGCCCGCGGGGCGTCGCTCTCGGGACCGACGGGTATTCACATAGCGTACGGACCCTCCCCGACGAGTTCGATGACCGTCGGCTGGACCGGGCCGGTCGCGACCGACGCATACGTTCGGTACGGCCGATCGGGCGGCCTCGACACGACCGTCCGCGCGACGACCGACGTCGTTCCGGGGGCGGACCGGGCGGCCTACCGCGCCGCCCTGTTCGGACTCGCGCCGGGGACGGAGTACGCGTACGAAGTCGTCGTCGACGGCGAGACCTCGTCGCGCTACTCGTTTACTACGGCGCCCGAGGCGGGCGAATCCTTCCGCATCACCGCGGTCGGCGATCACGGGATCGACGATCCGCGCAACGAGTTCCAGCGCGCCGAGACCGACGATCCGATCGCCGTCGCGGATTCCGCCGACGAGATGGACCCGGCGTTCCACCTCGGAGTCGGCGATATCTCCTACGCGAACGGGTATCCGGGAACCTGGGACCACTACTTCGAGACGTTCGAGGAGTTCTACGCGACGACCCCGTTCATGACGGTTCCCGGCAATCACGAGAAGGAGCCGGGAACCGGCTTCAAGAGCTACGACGGTCACCTGAACGCACTGATGCCGATTCCCGACGCGTCGTCGCCCGAACTCGAGTCGAAACGGCGGTGGTACGACTTCGAGTACGGGAACGCGCTGTTCGTCGGATTGAACACCTCCGCCGACGCCTGCGGCGACTACCTCCGAGGTGAGGAGCTCGTCCCGCTCCAAGATACGCGCTGTCGAACCGAAGAGTCGCGGACGTACGACGAGTACCAAGGCAGCTACGTCGAAGAAACGCTGCGGGCGGCCGAGAACGATCCGGAGATCGACTGGAAGATCGTCTACCTCCACTCGAGTCTCTGGACCGACGGAGAGCACGACGCTCGCGAAGACCTCCGCGAGCGGTGGGGCGCACACTTCGACGAGTACGACGTTGATCTCGTCCTCTCGGGACACAACCACGTTTACGAACGGTCGAAGCCGCTCCGACTCGACGGCGTAGGCGAGACGGGAACGACGTACCTGGTCAACGGCACCGGCGGGACGAGCCGCTACGAGTTCCAGCATCGGGAGGCCCCCGATTGGACGGCGTTTCGCGACGGGGATCACTTCGGCGTCACCCGACTCGATATCGACGGCCGACGGCTCGCGGTCCGATACGTCGCGGCCGACGGCACCGTCGTCGACGAGTTTGAGATCGTCAAACGGGACGGAGAACCAACCCAACGCGAGTGGTAG